A window of bacterium genomic DNA:
CCGGAAGAGGGCCGGGTGGAGTTGGGCGAGGCCCCGTACGCCAGGGACGCGGCGGAGGACGGGCACGGCGCAGGCGGCGAGGTGGAGGTCCAGAAGACCTACGACGACCGCGGCGTGCTGCAGAGCGTGCGCCTTGTCTGCCGCTGCGGCGAGGTGATCGAGCTCGAATTCTCGGAGGAATGAGGCCGCCCCGGATGGCCCGGCCCCAGCCTCCGAATGTCCCGGCAAGAAAAGCGGAACATCATCCGGACGATGCAGGTATTTAACAGCAAAGCCCTGGAAGATAATCGGCTGACAAAAGGAGCCCGCCAGGATAATTTTCTTGTGAGGAATGCCCCCCATGGATTGTCGTGCCTTCAAAAAGCTGTTTTCCCTTTTTGTTGACGGGGAACTGGATGAGCGCCGCAACGAGCGCGCCCGCAAGCATCTGGCGGTCTGCCCGCTCTGCTGCCGTCTGGTGGCCGCCTATCGCGCCGGTGCGGACAGCCTGGAGCGCCAGGCCCGGCTGGAGCCGCCCGCGGACCTGTTCGAGCGGGTGATGGGTGCGGTGGGGCAGGCCCCGGCAACGGCTGTGCGGCCGCGGGTGCGCCGGGAGAGGCCGTCCCTGTCGCTGCTGCGTCCCCGGGTGATGCTGCCCGGTCTGGCCGCCGCGGCTGCAGCCCTGTCTTTCGGGATATTCCTCTTGATCGGCGGCGGCGCTCAGCCCGAGCCGGCGCCGTTCATGGTGCAGGTCGATTCGACCATGGACATGATCAACTATCAGGTGGCCGAGCAACTGGCGCGCAAAGAGAACTCGCAGCGGGCCAGGGCGGTCCAGCTGGCCTCTTACGCACGGGTGGAGGATGAGTCCTCGCAGAAATCCGGGATCAGCCGCAGCCCGGTGATCGTGCTCTCCGGAGTCTCCGATTTCGCTGAATAGCTGGTCTGTAAGAGCGCGAACAATGTCGAAACAAACGAACCCGGCCCGGCCGGGTTTTTCTTTTTGGGGCCGTGCCGCGGGCGCGCCCGGATTTGGGCTTTGACTCTGTCGCGCCTCTCTTTATATTATATTGCGCCTTTGCAGCCGGCGGCCGTAAAAGGCCGCCGCCATGAATTCAACTATCCGGAAAACCGCCATGCCCCCTGTGAGCCTGAGCCTGAACGACATAATCTCCCAGAGCCGCCAGGGACGGTTCCATGCGGTGTATTTCCTGCACGGGGACGAGAGCCGTCTGACCCGCCAGGCGGTGGAGGTGATTCTCGAATGCGCGGTGGACAAGGCCACGGCCGATTTCAATTTCGACCGTTTCCACGGCGGCGACCTGAACCTGGAAAAGCTGGTCACTGTGCTGGACACTCCGCCCATGATGGCCCCACGAAGGGTGGTGCTGCTGCGCGACCTCGAAAAGGCCGCTCTTCCGGCCAAGGAGTTCCTCTCCAACTGGGCCGTGCGCCCGGGAAGCGGCACGCTGCTGGTGCTGGCCGCCGGGGAGAGGGTCCGGATCGACCGTAAGAAAGCCTCGCCCAAGTGGGCCGCGCGCCTGGAGGAGCATGCCGCCAGCGCGTTGTTCTGGCCGCTCAAGGAGCCGGAGCTGATGCGCTGGCTCGGCTGGCAGGCCGAGCGGCGGGGCAAGAGCCTGGACAGCCGAGCGTCTTTCGAGCTTTACGCCCGCCTGGGCGGCGACCTCGACCGTCTGGCCGATGAGATCGAGAAACTCTCTGTCTACTGCGGCGCGCGCCTGGAGATCACCCGTCAGGATGTCCTCGACCTGAGCGCCTACCAGACCGGGGGGACGGTGTTCGACTGGCTGGACGCCCTGGCCGGGGGGGAAACGCTCAAGGCCATTTCCCTGGCCCGCCACCTCCTGACCGCCGGAGAGTCGGCGGTGGGTGCGCTGGCTCTGGCCACCGGGCACTACACCACGTTGCTCAAGGTCCGCCGCATGAACGCGGCCCGTATCCCGGCCGAGCAGATCAAGCGCAGCCTGGGCCTGGCCCAGCGTCCGCCCGAGGCGGTCAAGGCCGTGTTCGCCCAGGCCGCCGCCCGCAGCCAGGCCAGTCTGGAGCGCGCCCTGGCCCTGCTGCTGGAGGCCGACCGCCGTCTCAAGACCAGTTCCCTGCCCGACAATATCCTGCTCGAAAGCCTGATCATCGATTTCCACCGGGAGGTGAACGCATGACCGCCCGAATCTGCGCCCCGGCCATATTCTTCGCACTGCTTGCCGCTCTTGTCCCGCCGCGGTCCGCCGCGGCCCAGGACATGCTGACCGTGGCCCGCACCCAGATGGCCGCCGGAATGACCGCGGATGCCCGGGTGATCGTGGAGTCGAGCCTGAATAGCAGCGCCGACCCCGAGCGCGCCCGCCTCTACCGCGCCCTGCTCACCGCTCCGGCCGACTCCGCCCTGGGCCGTCTGCTGGAGCTGGCCAGCCAGGGCGGCAAGAGCGCCGCGACCCAGGAGGCGCTGGAGCGCCTGGGCGATCTGGCCTACATGCGCGGCCAGTATTCCGAGGCGGCCACGCGCTACCAGAGCGCCGCCGACCGCGCCGCCGACCCGGAGGCGAGCCGCCGCGCCATGGCCAAGCGCGCCCGCGCCGAGCTGCACCTCGGGCAGGCCAAGTCCGCCGCCCGCACCCTCCGTCAGGCCGCAGCCCTGGGCGAGGAGGCCAACCGCGGCATGCT
This region includes:
- a CDS encoding zf-HC2 domain-containing protein — encoded protein: MDCRAFKKLFSLFVDGELDERRNERARKHLAVCPLCCRLVAAYRAGADSLERQARLEPPADLFERVMGAVGQAPATAVRPRVRRERPSLSLLRPRVMLPGLAAAAAALSFGIFLLIGGGAQPEPAPFMVQVDSTMDMINYQVAEQLARKENSQRARAVQLASYARVEDESSQKSGISRSPVIVLSGVSDFAE
- the holA gene encoding DNA polymerase III subunit delta, coding for MPPVSLSLNDIISQSRQGRFHAVYFLHGDESRLTRQAVEVILECAVDKATADFNFDRFHGGDLNLEKLVTVLDTPPMMAPRRVVLLRDLEKAALPAKEFLSNWAVRPGSGTLLVLAAGERVRIDRKKASPKWAARLEEHAASALFWPLKEPELMRWLGWQAERRGKSLDSRASFELYARLGGDLDRLADEIEKLSVYCGARLEITRQDVLDLSAYQTGGTVFDWLDALAGGETLKAISLARHLLTAGESAVGALALATGHYTTLLKVRRMNAARIPAEQIKRSLGLAQRPPEAVKAVFAQAAARSQASLERALALLLEADRRLKTSSLPDNILLESLIIDFHREVNA